The Triticum aestivum cultivar Chinese Spring chromosome 4B, IWGSC CS RefSeq v2.1, whole genome shotgun sequence sequence TAGTATGGATGTAGGTCTAGATGACCATTTTGTTATTGAACCATCAGATATTTCAGAAACCACCGAGAGGTTTTGAGCCCTGAAAAGTTTGATGGCCAGAAAAGTACGCAGTTCTCTCTTGCACTCTTTATGTAAGCCACGCCGTAATCATATTAGCCGATATGAGTTCTAAAGAGGGAATCTCAAACATTGTGAAAGTTGTCGCTCACTATTATATgtctaaaaaaactaaaatttccATACTCTTAGATTCCATTTTATGTGTTATGTCGTAAGAAAAATGTTATCCACTGTGAAAATTGTTACTTGTTGTATATGCCTATGAGACAGTGAAAATGGTACTTTTTAATTGAAAATTGCCGCATGCTTGTCTCATGTATGTGAAAGAGTTCCTGAAATTATGTTGGTGATCCTTTAAAGCTTCAGCGGGTAATTGTATTTTAGAGAAGCTTATTTGTTACGTGTCATTTGACCTGTCATGGCGACGTCACAACAGGACGTGCATCAAAGTTTGTCCCCTTAGCAAGCATTATTTACTATCATATTATATTTGCATCATTGTCTAATATAGGTGTACCTTATGTAAATTGGTTTTCTTTATCTTTTCCAAATATTTACACGATATCCTAACTTCTTCAGAAACGAACACGCGCAGCAACGCGCGCTATCATGATCTAGTTAATTAGGAAGATCGATGCCTCACAAGTGCACAACAAAGAAGCTGACAAGAGGTTTCAAGAAAAGAGGAACTCACATGAGAATCTTCAAGGATCATTTCATCTACTATTCAAATTTCTGAATTGTTCAAGATGCTTTTGTATTTTTGGCTATTAATCTGTTTTAAGAATACTGTTTAATTACTATCCACTTCATTCGCTGCTACTCATCACCTATCCTTTCAGATATAATGTCGGTGATTACGTGTCTTGTAACCGGATCTTTATTTTATGAATGAGAAACATATTACCTCGCAAAAAAAAGTGGAGGTCATTGGATCTCATCGATCACCCCGAGCGATCGAaagagatggcggcggcgggtaTTGGATCGCCGTGGTCGTCATTGTATTCAAATTCTTGGAATGAGACACTTGTTCTCTACTCCCATGCCTAACGGTTTGTCGATAGAGAAAGGAATTTTGCCTTATGTGCAACAGGAAGGAGAGGCAACGTTCAATATAGCAAGATACTTCTAAAAAACGTAACCTGAATTCATACATACTCATAGCGGGAAGTTAAGGAAACTTCGGCTAAGATCTTCCACGGCCAGAGCCCAATATGTGAACGATGCATTTTTTCACTTGCGTTTTTTATTTGGATTCTTCTTTTAATACCACCTccaatccaaaataagtgtcacacTTTTGATAGTTCAAAATTGCGACACTTAttatgaatcggagggagtatctttttccttcatcatttttctattttttctcttTCAATTCTTTTTCGATTATCCTTTTAGTAGGAATACAGAACATATTCCATGAAACTATTcttgaatacatgaactttttctAATGCATAATTGGTTACTTTTACATGTATGGATAATTATGAGATGAATATTTGTATTCAAATATATGTACGTTTCCATGTAGCAAAGTTTAcatttatatataaattctccattATAAAtatttatattatatatatatatataattatcaaTTATTAAGTTGATTTTAGAATGAACAAGCAATATTAAATATAGAATAGTTTTGTGGAATTGTTTGGTAAAAAAATATACGAAAACGAATTAACGGGTCATTGCCACTTGCCAGCCCCTTCTGAATGCCTTCAAGCACAACCCCCATATACACAACTTAAAGGCGGTATAAAAGAGCTCCCAAAACTAACATCTAAGATTTGCCTAAAAAAAGTAACATCTAAGATGATGCAATACTACAATGATGTATCCAGTCCAATGGCATGGGGCAGTCTAGAAGTGTAACTATGTGCATGATTTTTTTTCCCAATGCTATTCTATATCCACTATGTGAaaattttgcagatttgattttaTGGGTTGATTCCCTGTATTATATTGGCTCAATATTCCCTCTGGTGCATCCATCTCATTCCATCCTAGTTGTTATACTGCACCATCACTAAAATCTAGATATGTTCCATTATATTCTACTAGATTTCTCTGTTGGGAGTTATATTCTACTATGTTCCACCAACCAAACACACCATTACATTTAATCTTGATAATATTGTGTGCCATAAAATTTTAAAATCTATATTTGTTAGATTGATAACTCTAGCAGGTTCTGTAGATACTTAAATACGATAGTGACTTGCTCGTTTGACTGAGTAATACTCAATCGTTTTTTGTACATATCTAAAAAAAGATTCATGACATtacaaaatattattcatataggCGCAAACAATAATAATGTTAGAGCATAGAGAAAATAATTCTTGCATGGATCTCAACATTGGATCGATGCTACAAGTTATTGATTGAGATTTAACTAATTTCGGTCTACTAATAATTAGTCAAGCAACCTAAATATTTCTTAGACAAATGAAACACATGAATGCACCACATCACATTGCAAGGACTAAACTCAATTGTACTATAATATTAATGTTTGCTTACATTTAGAGTAAAGTCCAATGTAACACAAGTTTACACCTCCAACTCAGTTAGAATGTAAAATTTATACAATTTCATTTAGACCGTGAAAATGTATTTGTAATCTTAAAACATGGTAATTCCATATTTAATGCAACTATTTATATCTAATATAATATTAAAGATAGTACATTAAAAGTTGTATTGGTAGAATAAGACATACGCTTAGAAACCGGATAAAGTATGTCAAAGTATAAATGTTCAATATAAACAAATGCAATCTTTAATTTCAACTGCTCTAGACACAAAGGGGTTTAAGATCAAAGGCCATCaaacgcgcggggggggggggggggggggttaaaatcaaTTCTCCCGTagcttcaaaaaaaaaaattctcCTGAAACCTTTCCCATCGAGCTGTTCACTCCCCACCCCTAGTTCCGCCCGGCTGAAGGAGAATGCCGGCTGTCGCCCGGCTGAAGGAGAACGCCAGCTGCCGCCCGCCTAAATGAGAACGCCGGCTGCCGCCGCCCGCTCCGccctcctccctcgcctcctcGCTCGTCGGCGGCGGGTGAGATTCTCTCCCCAccgcccaaaccctagcgccgccggctGCCGCCATGGTGCCGCTAACCCGCTCCGCCCGCCtgaaggagaacgccggctggcGCCGCCCGCTCCGCCCTCATCCCTCGCCTCCTCGCTCGTCGGCGGCGGGCGAGATTCACTCCCCACCGCCCAAACCATATCGCCGCtgcctgccgggggggggggggggggcgatctgGCAAAGGTAAAAGCAGACTTGAGTTAAATGTTTGACAACATTTTGCATGATATGAAATGTACACAGTCCATGATATGATTCTGTGAAGACCTTCTCTATGGCTCCTCCCATTGCTGCATCTTGATCGGTATAGATAGTTCTAGGCTGCCTTCCATTGTGTGCGGCTAGAAATGTCTCAAAGAGTCATATAAATGAGTCGCGTGTTTCATCAAACATCAATGCAACACCAAAAATGGTTGTTTCTCTAAACTGATTGAGCCCAAGAAAAATACCAAATGGCCTATACTCTTTGTTCGTGCCAAATGTAGTGTCAAAAGTGACAACATCACCAAAGTGTGCATAGTCAAGTAGCATTTTAGCATCAACCCAGAATATGTTGGCTATATGCTCCTCACAATCCAACTGCAAATGATATTGGAATGATGGATTCTCAGCTATCTTGTCACGAAAGAACTTCAACATACTACCGGCCTGTCCATAAGCCATCTCCCGCTGCCGCTTGGTTCGCAAATGATTCTTTTGGTCAGTCAAAGTGTAACCAACGTTGAACTTCCCACCAGCTCGACGACATGCAACCTCATGTGAAGCTTTTGGCATAATTCCAGAATCATCGGCTATTTCTATCTCCAAAGCTTGCACATCTGAAATCTTCCTTTGTGATGCCAACGAGTGACAGGTTTGTGCCAATTGAAGGAGGTGATTGTGTTCCAAATCAACTTCGGTGAGTTCAAAAAATTTGGTCACTCGATCAAATGAAACAATCATCCGAACTTTACAATTGGTTCTTGTTTCAGCTCTAATGCGCTTCGGCTCGTGATCTATTTGACTTTTCCTTCGAATGCCTACATTGGAACAAACAAACCTACATGAAGTGATTGTTCCATCAATTCTGCTTCTGATGGTATTTGTTTTCCTCACATCAAAGCCTATGTGATCTCCATATTGCACCCAGAACTCCCAAGCCTCATCCGAATTTCTGAACCGCATACCAACTTCGGGTATCCTGTTGCCAATCGATCCCATTGCACAACTCACAATTCTGCCAAATTCCATAGTGTATACTCAAAATAGAAGTACAATACTCGCTGCAAGTCTCCATATTTATTCAGAAATGTAGTGCTGACTCAAAATAGAAGTAGTTCCTATGTTGAAACCACAAAGCTTAGCAGATTATAGTCTTATCGAGATGCACATAAGTACTTAACTCGCTGCAAGTCTCCATATTTATACCGGTGACTGGACAACCAATTATATCAAATACAACAGCATGAGGTACATTATGGTTAGCTCTACCAGTATACAAATACCAATTTCAATTTTGTTGCCTACATATGAGTGCACTAATCAGAGACAGCGCGAGGAGCCTGGGCAAAGCTCGTGCATAGCGATATCAGCTAGCTTGCCCCAACAAAAATCACTACTAAGCAAGTAATCAGACTAATCTGCAGTGAAGAGTTGCCGGACGAGCCCTGGAGCTGGCTCCGGCTCTGGCACTAATGGAATAAGAGAGAGAGGGGACCTGAGAAGAGGTTGCTAACGATGATGAACGGTCCCCAGCTCGCGGTGGCGCTCATCCCCGCTTGCGGCGGCGCTCGTCCTCGGCTCCCGTGGCGGACGGCGCTCATCCCCGACCCGCAGCGGCGTTCGGCCCTGGTTCCCGCGGCGGACGGCGCTCGTCCCTGCCTCTCCTCAGTGGCGACGGCTGACGGCGGGCGGCGACAGCGGCGGCAGCCGCCGAAGGCCGCGAGGCGAGGAGACGCCGGCGAATCGCCGCGCCAAAGCCCGCCTTTTCCTTGCCTTCCCCACCAGATTTTTCTGCTGACCCGTGCTCGATTTGGTCTGTGTCTGGATGTTGTTTTTGCCTTGGAGTGCTGCTATCCGTTGGATTCTGGCTGGTCGGTGGATGGAAGGCCGCGAGGCACATGGTGACATGCCGTTTGCATGTCACCCGATCTGCGTCCGCCAGGGAGAGGGTTAGGTCAGGGTGAGGGGGGATGCATCGATCTATATGTTTCCCGGGCCGGGATAGGCTGATGGGCCAAGCAATACAAAAAACTGTTGGGGGCCCAAAAAAACTGAGTCGTTCGACTCACTTATGGCGACTAGTCGTGACTAGTCGAGACTAGTCGCTTGAGTCGCTCGACTCATGCAAGGAGTCGATTCGCCCCTGCTCTTGCGATCGACTAGTCGCTCGACTCGAAAACAGAGGTCATAATATCTTTTGTTTCATGCATCTGTGATAGTTAATGCTATAACTCCTTGCATTATATGCAGAGTGAAACTTTGAAGCAACACGCAAATCAAGTCAAGGAGATGGAATTCACAAATATGATAAACACGATAACGTCCCTTGAGGTATGGCTATATACCATAGATGATTGAATGTGCAACATTTGGAATCAAGTTGgctaattttttttcttcaatgtTACAGGAAGATTGTTCCTGCCAAATTGAGATGATAGAAGCAGTGAGAATTCACTCACAAAAGTTTGTTTCATGGATGTTTTTTCTTTATTCTTAAAATCAATCACCTCATGAAGCATACGGTCCTCAATACAAAAAACACGTCATCAAGAGTACGTCGCGATGTGGTTAGCCTAAAAAAAGTTACGTCACGAAAATCAACAGAGAGCGTAATCAATTGTTATTTAGCTTAGAATAGGACCGAAATAACATGCTCCCCCAGCCATAAAGCAGAGTATCTTCCATCGAAAAACAGAGTATCTCCCCTCACTGTAAAAAACATAGTATTTAACTTTGCTACAAAGCAGCTTGTGAAGCACAGAAAATGATTTTCATCTCCAGCAAGCACTGGAGGCATTGCTCCTGAAGGGCATTCACTATTGTATATGTATCATTAGATTACTACTTAATTGAACAAACTTTCACCCTTTTACACTATTTACAATATAAAGCACGATTTGAAATCGAACAGGAATAGAGTACTAGGTTTCTTTGAGATATAAAACATCAAGCCTCGTATCTAGGACCAACACTGCATATGTGTAAAGGTAGAAATAATTTGTACTCTTTACATCGTAGCCAGAAGGGACAATTATTATGCACATGTAAATGCCTAAAGTACGAAGCAACAATAATATGCATGGATAATCACATTGCAAAATTATACACAGCAAGGGTGTCATGGCTTTTCAGCCCAGCGAGTACCAGCCTGGGTCAGTTACTGCTTGTCCATGTTGTTCACCTCCCAGCTGAGCCCAGATACATCAATATGTGTTTCTATCCATTGGCCCAATTCAGTGGCTCGCTTTGGCGCAATCGGTTGCAACATAATTACAGTGTATAAATCAGTGTGatgagaaatgaaaaaaaaagaatgatTTTTTTAAACTGTAGATGATAAGGTACAACTTCATATGTAGTTATGCACGGAAGAATAGAGCAGGTAGCATGCCTTGTTATTCTCTTGAAAATCGACAGCAGTCAGCGTATAATAGGAGTTCAACCTCTAGATTTATATATCATTAGTAGCCCATGACTTAAGACAACCATAGCAAATTGATGGCGAATTGGTGAATGAACTTATGTACCTGTTTATTAATTAGTATATCACACGTAGAGTTTCCATAAAGCAATTTCTTCCAATTTCAAGTAATCTTCTTAACTATCTTAGGAGCAATAGCACTTTGATGATGTAAACTAAAGTCTCACCTGAAGTCTGATGCCAATATGCTTGCATGATAGTTCTTCAGCATTTCCAGTTTTCTAAGATGAAGGGAAATACTCGCAGATGGCAATATGCTAGCTTGCCCGGTAGTTTTTATTTTACAACACTATATACGTCAGCCACTCCATGAGAAATAAACAGAGCTAATAAGGAAGACTACGAAAGCACATTGTAGCTCCTTGCTTGATTATATAGGCATAGGCGTATACAAATGCATGTGGCTCCTTGCTTGTAATCACAAGTGAGTTGAAGAAATATAAACATAGCTTGTAACCACCGTGAGTAGAAGAAATATGAATGTAAGGCACCTTAATTACCTTCCAGTGGCTATCCAATCAGCTTTCACATATGCGTGTCTTGCTAATCCATCAATCAAACCAATGATTCGAGTTGGCTTTGGCTACCTACATTACTATAAGATTCAATACATTTCAAGACAAGTGAGGTTTCCTACGTACAGGTATTGCTGTCTACCAAAGGCATGGCTAGGTGAAATATTGGTTTCAAAATTTTATAGTATGACATTACCCTATTTgttaagagggacaactcaaacaTTAGTTTCAGTATCTGCTAGTTGTTTATATATCTTGACCAAGGACCATCTCAATATCTGACATGACCCTGTTTGTTAGAGGGACAAATGACCCACCTATTTCTTCATACATGTAGGCATCACTCACAACTTCTTAGCTTTTGAGATAACACGAACATGTTTCCGAACATTTTATCTGAGAACTTGAAAATCTAAATTAATAAAAACGAGCAAGCCGTTTCCAGGCTCATAACTACAACGATTTTATTTCAACTCGCAGGAAAGAATAATTGATATAGCTATTCTCAATGTATACTGTTTACAAAAGTTTTAATCAATCTACCATTCGACCCACGTCATATATTTGTGTCAGAACAAAAATATTCTAAAGAATTATTTATTTTCCACTTGATCTGGAAAACCATTCATCCTTCATTGAAATTGTAATCTGCACCAAATTAATCTCACAACACAACTTAGAAGTTAAAACACCGAATGAATGATGGCTGTGTCAAAGGACAAGGCAAGGAAGATCTGAGTAATGGGAAAGAATGGCATAGCTTACCAAAAATTCTGGAGTGCAAGAGCAACACACGCGACACACACGGGCAAGAACATGAAGAAAACAAATGAGAGAATGGAGATCGACGCACCTGTAACTGCAGACAGGACGTGGAAGCATTGCTGCAGGTATGAACAGAGCAGAACATAGTAGCTCCCCATCAACCACTACACCAGATCAGACCATCTCCGAGATGGAGTTCCACTGGAACTGGAAGAGGATGTGGGTGTGGACCACGTAAAGGTCCTCTGGAAGCAACTCTTACTTGAATATCTCTTTTTGAAAATCAGACAACCTGTCATAAACATCAAAGGAGCAAGTATCAGAATCTTCACGGAGCATGTGCTGTAAAATAGCACTATAACTGCAAGTAAAATAAGAGTGGTAATGTTGAGACATGTTCTTCGTTGTCAACAAAATAATTAGCAAAACATCTTTCAAGATTCCGCTTACATTTACTTGACCTTGAAAATATTTCCTATCAATAATAACATACTTTAATTTTGTTAGTTAAAACTAATGTTGGTTATTTGACAACAATGCAGGCAATGCATGCAATGTGTGAAAACAAAAGAAATTTTCGGAGGACCTACAGCTACGTCTAACGGAAGCTGATAAAATAATTGTGGATGGAGAGAAGTTGCGCAAAAAGCTACATAACACTGTACTTGTAATGACTTACTCTCTTCAACCCTTGTGATCCCATAGAGTATATCTGTTTTTAATATTTGTGTGGTGCAGGATCTTAAAGGAAATATTCGTGTTTTCTGCCGAATACGACCTTTAATCTCAAATGAATCACTAGCCTTTTATTTTGATGGAGCAAATGATGGAGACATTGGGATTATGAATGGAGGAACAACAAAAAAGACATTCAAGTTTGACCGAGTCTACACCCCAAAGGATGACCAAGGTATCTCTTGGTACTATGGAGCCTGTACTAGCTTTTTGTTGTCTTTCACAACTGTCCTTACAGTGCGAATGTTGCTAATTCTAGTTTACACTTCCAAGTAATGTTGGAGTTTACAATCATAAAATTTTCTTTGTTTGTCTAATATACAAGTTGTATCCATGAACAACTGAGGTTTACGCTGATGCATCTCCACTAGTCACGTCAGTGCTAGATGGATACAATGTGTGCATCTTTGCATAcggacaaacaggaactgggaaGACCTTCGCCATGGAAGGGACTGAAAGGAACATAGGAGTAAACTATAGAACTCTGGAGGAGTTGTTCAAGATTGCCGAGGAGAGAAAAGACACTGTCACGTACAACATATCAGTTAGTGTGCTTGAGGTGTACAATGAACAAATCAGAGACCTCCTTGCAACATCCCCTTCATCTCAGAAGTAAATCACTTTCCTTTAGTACCCTTCATTTTGTTTCACAATACTTCATCTAAGTACAACCACTTTCCTTCGGCATCCTTCATTTTTTGTTCACAATAGTACCATGTTGTGGTAACCTGTATATATTTGCATATATAGGTTGGAGATCAAACAAGCAGGTGAAGGATCCCATCATGTGCCCGGCATAGTTGAGGCCAAAGTTGAGGACATAAATGAAGTTTGGGATGTCTTACAAACTGGAAGCAATTCGAGGGCTACAGGGTCAAACAATGTGAATGAACACAGCAGTCTCTCACACTGGTTGGTCATAATTAACATTATTTTTCATTTGTCCGTGGAGTACCTTCCTGCTTGTGGTAAAAATGGTTTGACCTTTATAATTTGTTTTCAGCATGCTTTGTATCATGGTTAGAGCAAAGAACCTGATAAATGGGGGCTGTACAACAAGTAAGCTCTGGTTGGTAGATCTTGTTGGAAGCGAGCAGTTAGCCAAGACATACGCGCAAGGTGATCGGCTCAAGGAAGCACAAAATATCAACAGGTCGCTTTCTGCTTTAGGCGATGTCATTTATGCTCTTGCTTCCAGAAGCAGCCACATTCCTTACAGGTTTGCACTCTGAGTCAGTAACGGGTTTGCACCTATCAGCTCCTGTTTTCTGCTCCTGTTTTCTTACTGTCTTGATACTTTTCTTGTGCACAGGAATTCCAAATTGACGCACTTGCTCCAAGACTCTTTAGGTAAATTGATTTGTTTGTTGCTCTGGAACAAATACCATATGAACAATATACAAAATATTGACCATTTCTGTTCCTCTGCATTCTCTCACTTGGCCATGCGATTAATTTGTTCTTTTCTGTTCTTCTCCACAATTGCGGTAACATGAGGCGATTCGAAAGTCGTAATGTTTGTGCAAATTAGCCCATCCGACAACGACGCGTCGGAAACCTTGAGTTCGTTGAACTTTTCTAGCCATATCCATGGTATAGAACTGGGCCCAGCAAAGAAGCAGGTCGACACAGTCGAGCTTCAAAAGGTCAAACAGATGGTGAGTGTTGATATTCCTGAAGCTTGTTAGTTCTGTGAATGCTTGAAGCTGAACTGATGGGTATTTCTGGTGGGTGAACGTGTGACAGCTTGAAAGGTCTAAGCAGGAAGCCAAGCTGAAGGAGGAATCTTTGAGAAAGCTGGAAGAGAAGTGTCAAAATTTAGAGAATAAAGCCAAGGGAAAAGAGCAGCTTTACAAAAACTTGGAAGACAAGGTATGTCTGTGCAATTGAGGAGGAGGCTAATATTTCAGTTTCAAATATCTTGTGACTGAATCTTGTGTTGATTCTTCTAGGCTGCTTTTTCTTCACTTGTAAATTGTGGCTGATAGACTTTGTGTAATAACTTGATTGAAGGTGAAGGAGCTTGAAAGCCAACTAGACTCTAAGATGCATTCTCAGATTACATCGGAAAAGCAGCAGAATCAGCATTCTGGAAAactgaaggagaaggaagaagcgtGTAGTGCGCTACAGCACAAGGTAACGTAGGAATTGGAAGTGGTTAATTAATGTcgttaacagctactccctccattcctaaatacaagtctttttagatattcccactatggactacatacagagcaaaatgagtgaatctacactctaaaatatgtctatatacatccgtatctagtTTATAGTGTAATATCAAAAAAGACTTATatgtaggaacggagggagtagtaattgtTTAAGGAAAGGCAGATAATATAATATTACCCATGCAGATAGAGGAGTTGGAGCGTAAGCTTGGACAACAGCAGCAGTCAGACTCTGAGGTCGCAGCTCTTAAGCAAACGGTACCGAACTCAACTGAATCTTTTACCTGGATAACAATCATCAATCAATGGGAATTATTAACAACAAGAGACTTGGATTGATTTGGTTATGTGCCTTTTCTTGTTTCAGATTGAGGAGCTGGAGGTCAAACTGAAGGAGCAGACACAACAAAGATCAGCTGCAGAATCAAAGGTTGGTTATTTTCTAGCTGTGCTGCATGTGCACGTATTTGGTTTCTTTGATCATCCATCCTGGTGTAAATTCTGAAACCACCAAACCGGGTAGCTGACACAGAGTCTCTGTGGTTCCAGGGTgacgaggcagcagcagcagcaggcggcggTGGCGAGCAGCAACAAGATCAAGGGGTGGGTTAGGTGAGGTAGGCTGGGGCTGCGAGCGTTGAGGTGTGTGTCTCTAT is a genomic window containing:
- the LOC123090343 gene encoding kinesin-like protein KIN-14E, translating into MMNGPQLAVALIPACGGARPRLPWRTALIPDPQRRSALSETLKQHANQVKEMEFTNMINTITSLEDLKGNIRVFCRIRPLISNESLAFYFDGANDGDIGIMNGGTTKKTFKFDRVYTPKDDQAEVYADASPLVTSVLDGYNVCIFAYGQTGTGKTFAMEGTERNIGVNYRTLEELFKIAEERKDTVTYNISVSVLEVYNEQIRDLLATSPSSQKLEIKQAGEGSHHVPGIVEAKVEDINEVWDVLQTGSNSRATGSNNVNEHSSLSHCMLCIMVRAKNLINGGCTTSKLWLVDLVGSEQLAKTYAQGDRLKEAQNINRSLSALGDVIYALASRSSHIPYRNSKLTHLLQDSLGDSKVVMFVQISPSDNDASETLSSLNFSSHIHGIELGPAKKQVDTVELQKVKQMLERSKQEAKLKEESLRKLEEKCQNLENKAKGKEQLYKNLEDKVKELESQLDSKMHSQITSEKQQNQHSGKLKEKEEACSALQHKIEELERKLGQQQQSDSEVAALKQTIEELEVKLKEQTQQRSAAESKSLCGSRVTRQQQQQAAVASSNKIKGWVRSREGFRCCTVFVDVVLPW